From one Plasmodium malariae genome assembly, chromosome: 12 genomic stretch:
- the PmUG01_12059500 gene encoding conserved Plasmodium protein, unknown function, giving the protein MLCLDKEDELKIYKKFNFPKYENNKNVLNENSVIENLSNNVQHFHSNQNGNSYPVSSKNKNDHANIGMIDEIIYISTSTCNSFIFIITKFCFYIFDNYDFSFINIYALKHDHVNTYGYHNKVFFSPLDNTIYIISINLNYVYAYNITNKDDVVMLDYDKNIHSININQYSDDESSGNENEYYEYITYIKKIYRKKKAHKNVSINLMTVLYLPIPSTCLIITKSNILFFSHKTDEIFISDNIKSILANSTHQKQEEDQHNNINKVVINTKIISLKCLYYRKKGGHLIVRENEEGTVRNKKKKKKKKKNCNYDKLCKETKLILRLLKNANKGKIGQRKYKCRHIYFSLKNGGKIQTCLRNSPFYQNVYVCRKKIKYNIVITQKCKNMKKKRNIKVGSRKKKRGDYNATYLHSSNKENNLYKLINNKNSKTENLNNNMNKNKRCLNIKGIIKAEFNVHNDYVLLLTRTGDFYIFSFFHNFFNFSKSKACYYSGSRIHKNSFNDGTWNTGERIQKGEKKGELKEHKKNKGKEDINYNKYINRDSDAKGKINEPVIGIYIGSSIIDISVNIYRKIILVITENFVIKAYSTYPYICKHTFKKSVFTIDTFNTYNNPRYYYNFLLWNRQHNFFLISFNENNYYIFNTNGTFYYTMKNDYSTYKEENENDDEQNMSIKAHLFKQNDDKTVLTLQKRSNNITSKEESDGILNNLNSSAKGADTCISVTHPVTTTTIRGGIKNEQLVTNNHSSNNLQISRIKNRYVNISFVFNDFKLLYILQSDEKYYFINVKNFLYLNDIYSNNKIFHYNSNYYTNEKCKKIYIGLNNLVMFDTNVDNYNVNDIEKNIVNIKEITTPFKFIKKSYLNFSNTHMLIIFKGISIYSIQKKVFSYFMDDYLKYFFHNYPCGWIRDDVFFVTSLHNKYDENNFKSFKKKSQSDRTGNTIFFSRTTNKQWEPIFESSKIGYEHVQFNNLQHGKIVTSGVESEKGAEQVDEDEQDEENDEYNEDGEDDEDEEEEDEDEDREESSEGGSEEYENEKVKSSLTSNTNNENGKLNYEHMERIGMNKKEKYVDNLRILNYLFNFNHNDKDTYYKFFEEYFNSNKVNIYTKPFCLFYNNFFLKEDTNVFLKAFLEYRNKNKSSIMETEQSQQNRNHDQNYDEYSYSIHNYYTDLQNNISNNIEYNENQNDVKKSMNLPNFMDMSYNSNYDYDTNACKFTCESSTVIDSDIMSTRGHVKKKKFTKKVKKLHSVDNSNDNQKYNSNDYPYGSPSGNPNGYLDEDIKFVKVRKSIKKKRKQEQKHFQEMTNYYEEILNKNNFYYVIYLYNINRVLRFTNYICSIKLLYRPILTHVYYDNKDMEDHEEVREEDDEDEEVDEDEEEEEEEEDEEEEEDEEEEEEEMGGKKKNIYIRKKISNERFLIILDAFYNLLCFKISTNNNNNNNNDPSKSGYLLKAENVFILPLNKDKNFIEPTCFYSLFDIYNYVFHNYDNSISFLHIYVDNNNCYDFELIHIFNNKVDQLEIIKDNNILFYYSLPAPIKHIWPSPIYYIYLFYHYVISVIYNINRISKKSNLANLALSPFSNGQVELYTHPELKSPNDISKKYSILFEKTDGMEQHQMNLDKNVTTNEKTGEAFTVRDVNRTGKGKESDHNNHNHNNSKKKEDTKINELPFPGDKKISSREESIKLVTRNDEYSYVNPYYKCSKGSVELSSFDFFSLNSCDNNEENAQYNYFENIFKDRLNAHSSNYKSFIRLKKKVKDEGIDCWLRSIKETLLYMKNFKFFFEKLFICSQNDVKDDKEGKKGKLKNNYQYKKNKKFTDHLKYSTCSIWKHYGVILEKTLLSLFLKTMHNSKQIEKEMNKTLLKYKLYSIIEELENKEKTCYLYLSCNNTMNVISISKCSNKFFLIDALRNNLSFKKGKYTNCYLFIYRYMKLNRFLNDNNFYLHHIMHSLGLFINIVCNKISKGGILKDILLNAKTESIVTKGTYAKDRSEEKSYAKAKYFRSCVFDKINFKINSYINIILFKFFKLYCDVYSYRENKYRPIYDNTLGKKKKKKMRLLIVNVISNYVSQNIFVINILDIVLYKSLSRLSNFYILAYKIVYNYLSDICSTSYYDRLITKNSRDNILNMSIVVLYSLFLSKRYRQNVHAKILESVMFGSSIYSSNRLCNDKTIFHLDKANVKGKGEKIDEKRNEVNERLKKLIAFLNEKIYSIPPNDISKIDHLKGRIKDQHIYNMIFHLLKLKSKRNVEKHGEKEKTEDGEEDGEEDGEEDGEGKYEGEQNHTFEIKSDCAYKMNSNVYYIALYLLCILKKKYVFHLFTLLRILRKYCKYHISEVVINIIRKMDPYISAILIYSLSDFTPHDFMKLCIPTERYNICSLYMVNVQNYIGIYDVRKFYCMYFLSMSLRQNIKYSTSLIHYMSILFYILYESKKNYIFHWNYFGLEKYSIQNNLLKGTNINWDNFLFFLLCAYNLNNMELKKVKDIKLLQFAFDHFSNGNVIQYKNDKNIMHSLHNVKKTAENYLYNSDTNNYIYNVQLLSSQKRNNFYLEIKSFSFKKFKMNKIIYEFFYNMDIIYISNENVDIFSKLHTCNSNLLGSSPFGGSKFTADPYVKLSGNAHEVNAVDDKTDAEKCVNYLEVQNIYIRFIILIQNIVCYYIHNMLWFELYYFVTSLQIDILSFFSYIYFFKSNLFPTNIFWGVCPIDVFQYYSNNTGFCFLNFNYSEKLAEKKLIHSKNSSGSFEKCQYSSKEFNGMNYNQEKLKIKNVQESMHPTSRNSGYRSSNSNNNNNNNNNNNNNNNNNNNNNNNNNNNNNNNNNNNNNNNNNNNNNNNNNNNNNNNNNNNNNNDNDNNDNDNDNYYHYNNYNGKNSNGEVFHSYISRKRCDKSKTSFAKNEEDVLSDLLSQDFNYIRYTEHMKNLKIIFEKMEKENENINNTFLQNEERNVFLIDIYKSFKDHFDINCSNKKKQLKRKDTSITNELYLNSIHKTEMECKRKKYRKNILSFNIYNKLTNYIFLETYFAPSVYKYIPVYNTLKYLYYFFNVCNTKNTKYSKQYLKYQIKRRIYNYISNNIVDLKSKIKEENNENKPGKKKKKKYSTTELCSIHKNDIIWFLLRIFLLLKLPMHALALILYCKNYILLNILINLFPYLYHIFNYILNMNSAHFSYKKKEENKKNANKINIYYGQSTKVNFILSNEEFNKKLCEYCYQSILNYKRKNKIPFSNRMCEKIYKKKVIEDKENNNSIYDHFMSCECLDNLIFFRKKLSNIRKSI; this is encoded by the coding sequence atgctATGTTTAGATAAAGAAGATgaactaaaaatatataaaaaatttaatttccccaaatatgaaaataacaaaaacgtgttaaatgaaaattcaGTCATTGAAAATTTGAGTAATAATGTCCAACATTTCCATAGTAACCAAAATGGCAATTCTTATCCTGTttcaagtaaaaataaaaatgaccATGCCAATATTGGCATGATCGAcgaaataatatacataagtacaAGTACTTGTAATTCCTTTATCTTTATAATAACGAAATTTTGtttctatatatttgataactatgacttttcttttattaatatatatgctttaAAACATGATCATGTGAATACATATGGGTACCATAACAAGGTGTTCTTCTCACCTTTAgataatactatatatatcataagtATCAATCTCAATtatgtgtatgcatataatataactaaTAAGGATGATGTAGTTATGTTagattatgataaaaatatacattcgATTAACATTAATCAATATTCTGATGATGAATCAAGtggaaatgaaaatgaatattatgaatatatcacctatatcaaaaaaatttatagaaaaaaaaaagcgcaTAAAAATGTTAGTATAAATCTTATGACGGTATTATATTTACCCATTCCATCAACTtgtttaataataacaaaaagtaacattctatttttttcacaCAAAACGGATGAAATATTCATTTCagataatattaaaagtatacTAGCTAATAGCACTCACCAAAAGCAAGAGGAAGATCagcataataatattaataaggTCGTTATtaacacaaaaataataagcttaaaatgtttatattatagaaaaaaaggggGACATTTAATTGTACGAGAAAATGAAGAAGGAACagtaagaaataaaaaaaaaaaaaaaaaaaaaaaaaagaactgtAATTATGACAAATTATGTAAAGAAACTAAGCTTATCTTACGCTTATtgaaaaatgcaaataaaggaaaaattggacaaaggaaatataaatgtcgtcatatttatttttctttaaaaaatggtGGCAAAATTCAAACATGTTTAAGAAATTCTCCATTTTATCAAAATGTTTATGTGTGtcgtaaaaaaataaaatataacatcgTAATAActcaaaaatgtaaaaacatgaagaagaagaggaatATAAAGGTAGGTagtaggaaaaaaaaaaggggagaTTATAACGCTACCTACCTGCATAGTagtaataaagaaaataatttatataagctaataaataataaaaattctaaaactgaaaatttgaataataatatgaataagaATAAGAGATGTCTTAATATTAAAGGAATTATAAAAGCAGAATTTAATGTGCACAATGATTATGTATTGCTTCTAACTCGTACTGGAGATTTCtacatattttctttttttcacaactttttcaatttttctaaaaGTAAAGCTTGTTATTATTCGGGTAGTCGTATTCACAAAAATAGCTTTAATGATGGAACATGGAACACAGGAGAAAGGATacaaaaaggagaaaaaaaaggggaattaaaagaacataaaaaaaataaaggaaaggaagatattaattataataagtaCATTAACAGAGATAGTGAtgcaaaaggaaaaataaatgaacctgttataggtatatatataggctCTTCTATAATAGACATAAGTGTAAacatttatagaaaaattattttagtaataacggaaaattttgttataaaaGCATATTCTACGtatccatatatatgtaaacacaCTTTCAAAAAGAGCGTATTTACCATTGATACATTTAATACGTATAATAATCCAcgctattattataattttctgttATGGAATAGGCAGCAtaacttttttcttatatcatttaatgaaaataattattacatttttaataccAATGGAACGTTTTACTACACTATGAAAAATGATTATTCTACGTATAAGgaggaaaatgaaaatgatgatGAGCAAAACATGAGTATAAAAGCACAtctttttaaacaaaatgacGATAAAACAGTCTTAACTTTGCAAAAGAGAAGCAATAATATTACTTCTAAAGAAGAATCCGAtggtattttaaataatttaaactcATCTGCAAAAGGTGCTGACACTTGCATTTCCGTTACTCACCCAGTGACCACCACAACTATCAGGGGGGGAATTAAAAATGAGCAGCTCGTTACCAATAATCATTCAAGtaataatttacaaattagtagaataaaaaatagatatgTAAACATATCCTTTGTTTTCAATGATTTTAAATTACTTTATATTCTACAGAGCGAtgaaaagtattattttattaatgtaaaaaattttctttacctaaatgatatttatagtaacaataaaatttttcactATAATAGTAATTACTACACGAATGAAAAGTGCAAGAAGATATATATTGGCTTAAATAATCTTGTCATGTTTGATACCAATGTagataattataatgtaaatgatattgaaaaaaatattgtaaacataaaagaaattactactccttttaaatttattaagaaaTCGTATTTGAATTTTAGTAACACACatatgttaattatttttaaaggtaTATCTATCTACAGTATTCAAAAAAAGGtattttcctattttatGGACGATTATTTGAAGtacttttttcataattatccTTGTGGTTGGATTCGCGATgatgttttttttgtaactTCTTTACATAACaaatatgatgaaaataattttaaaagttttaaaaaaaaaagtcaatCAGATCGAACTGGGAATACCATCTTTTTTAGTAGAACTACGAATAAGCAGTGGGAACCCATTTTTGAGTCCTCTAAAATTGGTTATGAACATGTACAGTTTAACAACTTGCAACATGGGAAAATTGTGACTTCGGGTGTTGAATCAGAAAAAGGGGCTGAACAGGTTGATGAGGATGAACAGGATGAAGAGAATGATGAGTATAATGAGGATGGTGAGGATGAtgaagatgaagaagaagaggaCGAAGATGAGGATCGCGAAGAGAGTAGCGAAGGGGGGAGCGaagaatatgaaaatgaaaaggtaAAAAGCAGTCTTACCTCTAAcacaaataatgaaaatgggaaattaaattatgaacatatgGAAAGGATTGGTATGAacaagaaagaaaaatatgtggACAATTTGAGAATACTAAACTACTTATTCAATTTTAATCATAATGACAAAGATACgtattataaattctttgaagaatattttaatagtaataaagtaaacatttatacaaaacctttttgcttattttacAATAACTTCTTTTTGAAGGAAGAtacaaatgtatttttaaaagcatTTCTTGAATATAGAAATAAGAACAAGTCTTCAATTATGGAGACGGAACAGTCTCAGCAAAACCGGAATCATGACCAGAATTACGATGAATATTCATACTCAATACATAACTATTACACGgatttacaaaataatataagcaACAATATcgaatataatgaaaatcaAAATGATGTTAAGAAGAGTATGAATCTTCCTAATTTTATGGACATGAGTTACAACTCAAATTATGACTACGACACTAATGCATGTAAGTTTACCTGTGAAAGTTCAACCGTCATAGATAGTGATATAATGAGTACGCGTGGTcatgtgaaaaaaaagaaatttaccAAAAAGGTGAAGAAGTTACATTCAGTTGATAATTCTAATGACAACCAAAAGTACAACTCAAATGATTACCCTTATGGAAGTCCAAGTGGCAATCCAAATGGCTATCTAGATGAAGAtattaaatttgtaaaaGTTAGGAaatctattaaaaaaaagagaaaacaGGAACAGAAACACTTTCAAGAAATGACGAATTATTATGAAGAAATTCtgaataaaaacaatttttactatgtcatatatttgtacaatATAAATCGTGTTTTAAGGTTTACtaattatatttgttctattaaattattgtatAGACCAATATTAACGCATGTTTATTATGACAATAAAGATATGGAAGATCATGAAGAGGTAAGGGAGGAAGACGATGAGGATGAAGAAGTGGATGAGGAcgaggaagaagaagaagaggaagaggatgaagaagaggaagaggatgaagaagaggaagaagaagaaatgggaggaaaaaaaaaaaacatatatataagaaaaaaaatttcaaatgaaagatttttaataattctagATGCAttctataatttattatgttttaaaattagtacaaataataataataataataataatgatccAAGCAAATCAGGATATTTACTGAAAGCagaaaatgtttttattttgcccttaaataaggataaaaattttattgaacCAACTTgcttttattctttatttgatatatataattatgtgtttcataattatgataattcTATAAGTTttctgcatatatatgtggacAATAACAATTGTTACGATTTTGAacttattcatatatttaataataaagttGATCAATTAGAGATTATAAAAGACAACaacattttgttttattactCTTTGCCTGCCccaataaaacatatatggCCTTCTcctatttattatatatatttattttaccacTATGTTATttctgtaatatataatattaacagaATTAGTAAGAAATCAAACTTGGCGAACCTAGCCCTTTCACCTTTTTCTAATGGGCAAGTTGAATTATATACTCACCCTGAATTAAAAAGTCCTAACGATATATCGAAAAAATACAGCAtactttttgaaaaaactGATGGGATGGAACAGCATCAAATGAACCTTGATAAAAATGTTacaacaaatgaaaaaacggGAGAAGCATTTACTGTTAGGGATGTGAATAGAACAGGTAAAGGGAAAGAAAGCGATCATAACAATCATAACCATAACAATAGTAAGAAGAAGGAAGATACCAAAATAAACGAATTGCCATTCCCTGGAGACAAGAAAATTAGTTCAAGGGAAGAGAGTATAAAATTGGTAACCCGAAATGACGAATATTCTTACGTTAATCCCTATTACAAATGCTCTAAAGGCTCAGTAGAATTATCTTCATTTGACTTCTTCTCTTTGAACTCATGtgataataatgaagaaaatgcccaatacaattattttgaaaacatttttaagGATAGATTAAATGCACATTCGTCGAATtataaaagttttattaGGTTAAAAAAGAAGGTGAAAGATGAGGGGATTGACTGTTGGTTACGCTCTATAAAAGAAACATTGCTTTacatgaaaaattttaagtttttttttgaaaaattgtttatatgtaGTCAGAATGACGTGAAAGATGACAAAGAGGGAAAAAAGggtaaattgaaaaataattatcagtacaagaaaaataagaaatttacGGATCACTTGAAATATTCGACGTGTAGCATATGGAAACATTACGGTgttattttagaaaaaactttgctttctttatttcttaagACAATGCATAATAGCAAAcaaattgaaaaagaaatgaataaaaCGTTGCTTAAATATAAACTTTACTCCATTATAGAAGaattagaaaataaagaaaaaacgtGTTATCTGTATTTAAGTTGTAACAATACTATGAATGTGATAAGTATTAGCAAATGCTCcaataagttttttttaatagatgCATTAAGGAATAACTTATCCTTTAAGAAAGGGAAGTATACAAATtgttacttatttatttatagatacatgaaattaaatagatttttaaatgataataatttctACTTACATCATATTATGCACAGCCTaggattatttataaatattgtatGTAATAAGATATCTAAAGGAGGTATACTTAAAGATATTCTATTAAATGCAAAAACAGAAAGTATAGTAACCAAAGGTACCTATGCAAAGGATCGTTCAGAAGAAAAATCATATGCTAAAGCAAAATATTTCCGTTCATGCGTTTTTGATAAAATCAACTTCAAGATAAATAgctatattaatataattttatttaaattttttaaattatactgTGATGTTTATTCTTatagagaaaataaatatagaccCATCTATGACAACACattggggaaaaaaaaaaaaaaaaaaatgcgcCTTTTAATTGTTAACGTAATATCAAACTATGTCAGTCAAAACATAtttgtaattaatatattagataTCGTTTTGTACAAATCTCTTAGTAGATtaagtaatttttacattttagcTTATAAAATTGTTTACAACTATTTAAGTGATATATGTAGCACTTCTTATTATGATAGACTCATTACAAAAAACTCGAGGGATAATATCTTGAATATGTCTATAGTTGtgttatattcattatttcttagCAAACGGTATAGGCAAAATGTACACGCAAAGATTTTAGAAAGTGTAATGTTTGGTAGTTCTATATATAGTAGCAACCGACTTTGTAACGATAAAACGATATTCCATTTAGATAAAGCAAACGTCAAGggaaaaggggaaaaaattgATGAGAAGAGAAATGAAGTAAAtgaaagattaaaaaaattaattgccTTTTTGAACGAGAAGATATACAGTATTCCCCCAAATGACATATCCAAAATAGACCATTTGAAGGGAAGAATAAAGGaccaacatatatataatatgatttttcatttattgaaACTTAAAAGTAAGAGAAATGTGGAAAAACATggggaaaaagaaaagacgGAGGATGGTGAAGAGGATGGTGAAGAGGATGGTGAAGAGGATGGTGAAGGAAAATATGAAGGCGAACAAAACCATACCTTTGAAATCAAGAGTGACTGCGCATATAAGATGAATTCCAATGTGTACTATATTGCTCTATATTTGTTGTGTAttctaaaaaagaaatatgtcTTCCATTTGTTTACACTATTGAGGATACTAAGAAAATATTGCAAATATCACATATCAGAAgtagtaataaatataataagaaaaatggaTCCTTATATTAGTGccatattaatttattcgCTAAGTGACTTCACACCTCATgattttatgaaattatgTATACCTACTGAgagatataatatatgttccTTATATATGGTTAATGTACAAAACTATATAGGAATATATGATGTTcgtaaattttattgtatgtATTTTCTTAGTATGAGTTTAaggcaaaatataaaatattcaacaAGCTTAATTCATTACAtgtcaattttattttatatattatatgaaagtaagaagaattatattttccattGGAATTATTTTGGATTAGAAAAATACAGTATACAGAACAATTTGTTAAAAGGTACAAATATCAATTgggataattttttattttttcttttatgtgcatataatttaaataacatggaattaaaaaaagtgaagGACATAAAGCTTTTGCAATTTGCGTTTGATCATTTTTCCAATGGTAATGTGATACagtataaaaatgataaaaatataatgcacTCTCTacataatgtaaaaaaaacagcagaaaattatttatataattcagatactaacaattatatttataatgtacAATTATTAAGTTCACAAAAgaggaataatttttatttggaGATTAAAAGTTTctctttcaaaaaatttaaaatgaataaaattatatatgaatttttttacaacatggatataatatacatttcgAATGAAAATGTTGATATTTTTTCGAAGCTACATACATGTAATAGTAATTTGTTAGGATCTTCCCCATTCGGTGGGAGCAAATTTACAGCTGATCCCTACGTAAAATTAAGCGGTAATGCTCATGAGGTAAATGCAGTTGATGATAAGACAGATGCGGAAAAATGCGTGAATTACCTTGAAGTacaaaacatttatattaggtttattattttaatacaaaatatagtatgttattatatacataacatGCTCTGGTTTGAACTATACTATTTCGTAACTTCTCTTCAAATTGACATactatcttttttttcctatatttatttttttaagtcaaatttatttccaacaaatattttttgggGTGTATGTCCTATTGATGTCTTTCAGTATTATTCCAATAACACAGGGTTTtgttttctaaattttaattattcagAAAAACTAGCTGAAAAGAAGTTAATCCATTCTAAGAACAGCAGCGGTAGTTTTGAAAAATGTCAGTATAGTTCAAAAGAATTTAATGGGATGAATTATAATCAggaaaaactaaaaataaagaatgtCCAGGAAAGCATGCATCCGACTAGTCGGAACAGTGGCTACAGAAGCAGTAACagcaacaacaacaacaacaacaacaacaacaacaacaacaataataataataataataataataataataataataataataataataataataataataataataataataataataataataataataataataataataataataataataataataataataataataataataataataataatgataatgataataatgataatgataatgataattattatcattataataattataacggTAAAAACAGTAATGGAGAGGTGTTTCATAGCTATATTTCTCGTAAGAGGTGCGATAAGTCGAAAACGTCTTTCGCAAAAAATGAAGAGGACGTGCTAAGTGATCTGCTTAGCCAAGATTTTAATTACATAAGGTATACAGAACATATGAAAAATCTGAAGatcatttttgaaaaaatggaaaaagaaaatgaaaatattaataatacatttttacaaaatgaaGAAAGAAATGTTTTCCTAATTGATATCTATAAATCTTTTAAAGATCATTTTGATATAAATTGCTCGAACAAGAAGAAGCAACTAAAAAGGAAAGATACCAGTATTACAAATGAACTATATCTGAATAGTATACATAAAACAGAAATGGAatgtaaaaggaaaaaatatcgaaaaaatatactttcttttaatatttataataaactGACCAATTACATATTCTTAGAAACGTATTTTGCACCGTctgtgtataaatatatacctgtatataatacattaaaatatttatattatttttttaatgtctGTAATACTAAAAATACCAAGTATTCGAAACAATATTTGAAGTATCAAATTAAAAGGAgaatatacaattatatttCCAATAATATAGTAGATTTAAAAAGCAAGATTAAGGAGGAGAACAATGAAAATAAGcctggaaaaaaaaaaaaaaaaaaatattcaacaACTGAATTATGTTcaattcataaaaatgatattatatggtttttattaagaatattCTTACTGTTAAAATTACCTATGCATGCTTTAgctttaatattatattgtaaaaattatatactgttaaatattctaataaacctctttccatatttatatcatatttttaattatattttaaatatgaatagtgctcatttttcatataagaagaaagaagaaaataagaaaaatgcaaacaaaataaatatatattatggacAAAGTACaaaagtaaattttataCTATCAAATGAAGAATTCAATAAAAAACTTTGCGAGTACTGCTATCAATCCattttgaattataaaaggaaaaataaaataccaTTTAGTAATCGAATGtgtgaaaaaatttataaaaaaaaagtcattGAAGATAAAGAGAACAATAATAGCATATATGATCATTTTATGTCTTGTGAATGTTTGgacaatttaatttttttcagaaaaaaattatctaatATAAGGAAGAGCATAtga